In a single window of the Thunnus thynnus chromosome 9, fThuThy2.1, whole genome shotgun sequence genome:
- the LOC137189521 gene encoding uncharacterized protein isoform X2 encodes MDEYLKMCLKNTEEEQVTKSSVDRPLLSQGATKKPQKVSAPQEYYSQNSHVDYNQDDTLQSTWLTHAQPQTVRFPVRVPYRGQGSSQAPPSFLPHPHPFQLQHLAATPGHHQPRPRQNPPGWASTQPDHSWFWTSGAAGMPSGYEALWGQLYMEEPPPERGVVPVVAEEAEMSRAPSLKTERGGGSRSSHLSQELDIKPVRLSSGHTESSESGRDSSQASREKKRKREKRGRAQRTSSESERCSSQESSRTSSAIVIASVPAAQTSESEASSGKSSTRSKKTRRRVEEVAAESPRMEKVAKKRNRSKGDNQESHNEESQCTSGESEEPRSENAGNQSPDEKSESCRDESESQREEGSGSVSIPLENGDADKSEQESSGSEQSRTGQKVVEVKGQEKEPGDGEEDDDEAGEEKEPNSQRDEEQEDRCVEDGEEVSARKNTIEEEDETGAEDESDEESDEDHGDDEEQSDGLKNEDGEIRKQASPQDEELDEDESEGSEGKIEEDDEGSDEEEDGGGEEDEEQRIDKAGELEEERDSEDSIISPQENRPKKIHIIPEESAEDDDGNDGSKTGSSEDDSNEISDEDDIENLLAPQMQIKKNEEKDLKTEEKPEVCDKVEIFQVTSTKTDQQSDSDEFDHFYD; translated from the exons GTGCTACCAAAAAGCCACAAAAAGTTTCTGCACCTCAGGAGTACTACAGTCAAAACAGCCACGTGGACTACAACCAAGATGACACCCTTCAGTCAACCTGGCTGACTCACGCTCAACCCCAGACAGTGAGGTTTCCTGTCAGAGTGCCCTATCGGGGTCAGGGTTCCTCTCAAGctcctccatctttcctcccaCATCCTCACCCGTTCCAGCTCCAGCACCTCGCTGCCACTCCCGGTCATCACCAACCCCGGCCTAGGCAGAATCCACCAGGCTGGGCCTCCACTCAGCCCGACCACTCCTGGTTCTGGACTTCTGGTGCAGCCGGGATGCCTTCAGGCTATGAGGCTTTGTGGGGTCAGCTCTACATGGAGGAGCCTCCTCCTGAGAGAGGGGTGGTACCTGTTGTAGCAGAGGAGGCTGAGATGAGCAGAGCACCAAGCCTAAAGACGGAGAGAGGTGGTGGAAGCAGGAGCAGTCACTTATCCCAGGAGCTGGACATTAAACCAG TCCGTCTGTCCAGTGGCCACACAGAGAGCAGCGAGAGTGGCAGAGATTCCAGTCAGGcgagcagagagaagaagaggaagagggagaagagaggaagagcacAGCGTACCTCCTCAGAGAGTGAAAGATGCAGCTCTCAGGA GTCATCTAGGACTTCCAGTGCCATTGTCATTGCCTCGGTTCCAGCAGCCCAAACTTCAGAAAGTGAAGCCTCATCAGGGAAAAGCAGCACCAGAAGTAAGAAGACAAGGCGGAGGGTTGAAGAAGTGGCTGCTGAATCACCAAGGATGGAGAAGGTAGCAAAGAAAAGGAACAGGAGCAAAGGAGACAACCAAGAAAGTCACAATGAGGAGAGTCAGTGTACTAGCGGGGAGTCAGAGGAACCCAGGAGTGAAAATGCGGGGAATCAAAGTCCTGACGAAAAATCAGAGAGCTGTAGGGACGAGTCAGAATCCCAGAGGGAGGAGGGGTCAGGGAGTGTCAGTATACCACTTGAAAATGGAGATGCAGATAAATCAGAGCAGGAGAGTAGCGGCTCCGAACAAAGCAGAACAGGACAAAAGGTTGTGGAAGTAAAGGGGCAGGAGAAAGAACCgggagatggagaggaagatgaCGATGAAGCTGGTGAGGAAAAAGAGCCAAACAGCCAAAGAGATGAAGAACAAGAGGACAGATGTGTGGAGGATGGTGAGGAGGTTTCTGCAAGAAAGAATaccatagaagaagaagatgaaacagGAGCAGAGGATGAGTCAGATGAGGAGTCAGATGAGGACCACGGAGATGATGAAGAGCAGTCAGACGGGCTGAAGAATGAAGACGGTGAGATCAGAAAACAGGCGTCTCCTCAGGATGAAGAGTTGGATGAGGATGAGAGTGAGGGAAGTGAGGGCAAGATAGAAGAGGATGATGAGGGatcagatgaagaggaggacggaggtggggaggaggatgaagagcagAGGATTGACAAGGCAGGAGAACTAGAGGAGGAAAGAGATTCAGAGGACAGTATCATCTCACCACAGGAGAACAG ACCTAAAAAGATTCACATTATTCCAGAGGAATCAGCTGAAGACGATGACGGGAATGATGGGAGCAAAACAGGATCATCTGAGGACGACTCAAATGAAATCAGTGATGAGGATGATATTGAGAATCTCCTCGCACCTCAAATgcagataaagaaaaatga agaAAAGGACCTGAAAACTGAAGAGAAACCCGAAG TTTGTGACAAAGTGGAGATTTTTCAAGTCACATCGACAAAGACAGATCAGCAGAGCGACTCTGACGAGTTCGACCATTTTTACG
- the LOC137189521 gene encoding uncharacterized protein isoform X1 gives MDEYLKMCLKNTEEEQVTKSSVDRPLLSQGATKKPQKVSAPQEYYSQNSHVDYNQDDTLQSTWLTHAQPQTVRFPVRVPYRGQGSSQAPPSFLPHPHPFQLQHLAATPGHHQPRPRQNPPGWASTQPDHSWFWTSGAAGMPSGYEALWGQLYMEEPPPERGVVPVVAEEAEMSRAPSLKTERGGGSRSSHLSQELDIKPVRLSSGHTESSESGRDSSQASREKKRKREKRGRAQRTSSESERCSSQESSRTSSAIVIASVPAAQTSESEASSGKSSTRSKKTRRRVEEVAAESPRMEKVAKKRNRSKGDNQESHNEESQCTSGESEEPRSENAGNQSPDEKSESCRDESESQREEGSGSVSIPLENGDADKSEQESSGSEQSRTGQKVVEVKGQEKEPGDGEEDDDEAGEEKEPNSQRDEEQEDRCVEDGEEVSARKNTIEEEDETGAEDESDEESDEDHGDDEEQSDGLKNEDGEIRKQASPQDEELDEDESEGSEGKIEEDDEGSDEEEDGGGEEDEEQRIDKAGELEEERDSEDSIISPQENRPKKIHIIPEESAEDDDGNDGSKTGSSEDDSNEISDEDDIENLLAPQMQIKKNEEKDLKTEEKPEAVCDKVEIFQVTSTKTDQQSDSDEFDHFYD, from the exons GTGCTACCAAAAAGCCACAAAAAGTTTCTGCACCTCAGGAGTACTACAGTCAAAACAGCCACGTGGACTACAACCAAGATGACACCCTTCAGTCAACCTGGCTGACTCACGCTCAACCCCAGACAGTGAGGTTTCCTGTCAGAGTGCCCTATCGGGGTCAGGGTTCCTCTCAAGctcctccatctttcctcccaCATCCTCACCCGTTCCAGCTCCAGCACCTCGCTGCCACTCCCGGTCATCACCAACCCCGGCCTAGGCAGAATCCACCAGGCTGGGCCTCCACTCAGCCCGACCACTCCTGGTTCTGGACTTCTGGTGCAGCCGGGATGCCTTCAGGCTATGAGGCTTTGTGGGGTCAGCTCTACATGGAGGAGCCTCCTCCTGAGAGAGGGGTGGTACCTGTTGTAGCAGAGGAGGCTGAGATGAGCAGAGCACCAAGCCTAAAGACGGAGAGAGGTGGTGGAAGCAGGAGCAGTCACTTATCCCAGGAGCTGGACATTAAACCAG TCCGTCTGTCCAGTGGCCACACAGAGAGCAGCGAGAGTGGCAGAGATTCCAGTCAGGcgagcagagagaagaagaggaagagggagaagagaggaagagcacAGCGTACCTCCTCAGAGAGTGAAAGATGCAGCTCTCAGGA GTCATCTAGGACTTCCAGTGCCATTGTCATTGCCTCGGTTCCAGCAGCCCAAACTTCAGAAAGTGAAGCCTCATCAGGGAAAAGCAGCACCAGAAGTAAGAAGACAAGGCGGAGGGTTGAAGAAGTGGCTGCTGAATCACCAAGGATGGAGAAGGTAGCAAAGAAAAGGAACAGGAGCAAAGGAGACAACCAAGAAAGTCACAATGAGGAGAGTCAGTGTACTAGCGGGGAGTCAGAGGAACCCAGGAGTGAAAATGCGGGGAATCAAAGTCCTGACGAAAAATCAGAGAGCTGTAGGGACGAGTCAGAATCCCAGAGGGAGGAGGGGTCAGGGAGTGTCAGTATACCACTTGAAAATGGAGATGCAGATAAATCAGAGCAGGAGAGTAGCGGCTCCGAACAAAGCAGAACAGGACAAAAGGTTGTGGAAGTAAAGGGGCAGGAGAAAGAACCgggagatggagaggaagatgaCGATGAAGCTGGTGAGGAAAAAGAGCCAAACAGCCAAAGAGATGAAGAACAAGAGGACAGATGTGTGGAGGATGGTGAGGAGGTTTCTGCAAGAAAGAATaccatagaagaagaagatgaaacagGAGCAGAGGATGAGTCAGATGAGGAGTCAGATGAGGACCACGGAGATGATGAAGAGCAGTCAGACGGGCTGAAGAATGAAGACGGTGAGATCAGAAAACAGGCGTCTCCTCAGGATGAAGAGTTGGATGAGGATGAGAGTGAGGGAAGTGAGGGCAAGATAGAAGAGGATGATGAGGGatcagatgaagaggaggacggaggtggggaggaggatgaagagcagAGGATTGACAAGGCAGGAGAACTAGAGGAGGAAAGAGATTCAGAGGACAGTATCATCTCACCACAGGAGAACAG ACCTAAAAAGATTCACATTATTCCAGAGGAATCAGCTGAAGACGATGACGGGAATGATGGGAGCAAAACAGGATCATCTGAGGACGACTCAAATGAAATCAGTGATGAGGATGATATTGAGAATCTCCTCGCACCTCAAATgcagataaagaaaaatga agaAAAGGACCTGAAAACTGAAGAGAAACCCGAAG CAGTTTGTGACAAAGTGGAGATTTTTCAAGTCACATCGACAAAGACAGATCAGCAGAGCGACTCTGACGAGTTCGACCATTTTTACG